The Eleutherodactylus coqui strain aEleCoq1 chromosome 10, aEleCoq1.hap1, whole genome shotgun sequence genome contains the following window.
CTGCTCAGGCGGACATCAGTATCCCGTGCTTTCAGAACGATCCACAGGGAGAACCCGAAGAGGGTGCTTCGGGATCCACTCCTGATCCACAGGGCAGGCTAGCCACTACAGACTGGTgtcactgcgggcagtgcatttgcatgcccacAGTGGCAGAGTGCGTCTGCTGCAGGGAACACGACGTTGTCCTGCACATATTACCAGAAGACTGCCGATGTGTGACCAAGCATCCTCTGTTTGCACAGTATGCGCTTGTGCGTGAAAATCTCGAATTCGCGATCCGACTTTCGGCACTCTTCACAAGGAGAAATTATGACATACAAAGCAATaggtatttattacaattttatttGAAATCACACAAGACAATGCAAGTAGttctaaaaaggaaaaagtttatttaaaaaaaaaaaaaaaagttccttagtgaaaaaggcaacatggAAAAAGATTAGATATTATCAatgcttcattgtttttttttaacttttaatgtaGGCACTTTATTTAAAAATTAATAAGTATTCAAAAGTAATAccattcttttccctttttttcttagGGTTATGCGCATTGGCGCTTATCGTTCATATACTGCTTGGATACACGGATTCCTGGGGAAGCACCAAAGAATCCCCATACCATCCTGTGTTATCCAAGCAATCCGGACAGTTTACCCGGATCCTGACGGAAATTACACTGGTTTCCAGTTCTATATGGACCTGACGGAAAGCCATTTGGATTTTCAATTGAACTTATAGTTATTATATTGTGCATTTTTGTTTTCATGCTTTAAAGATTTTTAATTGTTTACTATATTTAcggaaataaaaatttttttgaaataaAGTTTTTTGTGCAACGTCTCAATAATAATGTGTGTGTGAATGTGAACGTGTacgtacgtacacacacacacacacactcttttgCCTGTAGATTGCTTTGCAGGTCTCTAGtgtggaggagggagctgtccagtgctgatttcCCAAGCACAAGGTATCCAggcttcgttttagcagggagctgtccagtgctgaagtgtcaGCCAAAAGTACTGCAATGCCTGCAATTCACTTTTTCCACAGAGATGCAGTTTTagaagtagtttttttttacctaaatatagatatgtgtgtgtgaatatgtgaacacacacacacatatatatattgtataccaGTATacacaagtgtgtgtgtgtgtgtgtgtgtgtgtgtgtgtgtgtgtgtgatcacGCGTACGCAGCTACTTTGTCATGTTAGCACTAGAATTTacatcccaaaaaaaaaaaaaaaaaattgcaatgaggtattggttaataaaatgaccaaattaacaaTTTTTTAGCAAAACCATTATAACTATTATTGCTATACATTTAAATTTGTTTGTcaataatttggtcattttaccgtaagctcgcaatccacgacaaggatcctcattctcttgcgagacctatctaaaaaaaattaaaaagtccctaactaaaaattttactgtaatggtttaaaaaaatggttTTCAATAAATTATCAAAAATGTAGGAgtataaatttaaaaatagtttaaaacacCGTGAAAATACGAGTAGGATTTATGGGATGAGACgggcaacatttcacattgtgCCAGTTATATATTCTATACAAAAAAAAGGCATGTTATGCAGATGATTGAAAAGAGGAAAAAGGGAAGTAAGGCCCCCATTTCATGGTTGCTCATGGTAACATTACCGATTctaccatttttattttattttccaaaaatGCATGTGCTGGAGATGAAtgcagtgtttgaaaaagctatgtAAATGAAATTTACAAAAAGGCCAGTAgcgctggggaaaaaaaggataagCAAGCAcaaattaaaataaattaaatcACAAACACACGTGGAAATACAACTGAAACAAACATGTAAGCCATACAAAAGCAAACATAAATAATAGAGACTCATACGGAATAGACAAACGTAcagttaaaaaattacagatgaacaTGGCAACAAATAATCACttacttgaattttggataaatttTGACACTTTGGTATAGACCAGCTAACCTTTTTGTATCTATGTTGGAAATCGACTTTGGAATTTCTGAACCAATTCCTGTTCACTGGGCTTCCCAACTGGAGCAATATTTCTGGGCAATTCGGCGGCCATTGAATGCCATGAGATAGCCATCTCACCTTTAGCAAACTGCATGATTTCACGAAGGATGTCACTTAGAAATTCCATGGATTTTggttcataaagagctttcaaaaccCACTCCTtgcgtgcttttgagtactctaCTCGGTACCGCATCTGGTCTTCGCTCCCATCTTCTAATCCTGTTGCTCTTCTGATTGACTGAATTCTACCGACGTTGtgattgtggtctagaacagcaagttgcgttctagccaccattccatcataaaaaaaatgtatacgttTTGGTCTGTATTTCAGTACACTGGCGTGAAAAATCTCAAGAtcaccagtgtgacaaaaatgcgATAGGtgccggatgtctttcagtaactTCTTATTTAGAACAATGGATTGAACTTGGACGTGGGCTTTACtgttaggggctaaccaagcaGTGCCTGGTTCAAgaagtgcgtgactgcagcggtgatattgggtattgttctcccactcgtgcaCGTCTATTACATGGCTTGTTAACGACTTCCATTTCTCGACCAGCAAATCGGGATTTTCTTGGCTGGTACTCGAACTCCACCAGAGGTAATTTTTGATGCCGGATATCCATGGGGCTATGCTTGAACAGTGAGCGATTTTTGAAGCCCCAAGCAATTTCTTGCCTaatgctttggccacatgccataCGTCAAATTCGTGAATTATTTCGGGGAACTCCTCTCGCATTACTTTCCGGAtggagacatgccgatcagttgcAACAATTTGCACGTTGACTCCCTCGCCGATTAATTCACGGAGTGTTTTTCGGAATGCAGTAGTTTCCAGCGAAACAGATGTAGCTGGTGGAACCACTTGTTCCACCGTAAagcccaaaatttttttgcttcTCATCTCCAAAACGGTGTATACAGTGTACTTTGCAGAGAATCCTGGGCTATCTGATTGCCCGTCGCCAGCTATACACACGTGTGAGGTTTTCATctgtgcaattagatttgccctatgctgcatccaatgattatctatcactgggaataataaatTGTGTTGGTGCCTGAAAAAAGTCGCTTTCGAGATGCCAAGGAGTTTTAAAATATGAAGCATATTTCTTACTTTGGCAAAATTGGATCCGCTCAGCAGTATACTTGATGCCAGTAAAATATTCCCCGCCGGACAGTTGTGGATTAGGGTTTGACTTCGCCACAGATTGCAGGTGTGACCTCCTTGGCAATAAGATTTGACAAATACCATTGATCCCTTAGGAAAAATTCTGACGTGCGTGAGTTTCATAAAGCATCGCTTCCTGTATGGGCAAGGGATCATGGcaaataaagccatcaaggagcttttaaAGACCATGTATTTTTCTTCTGCCGAAGGATCCATGTCTGTTGGtgctaagctttcaaattctggtaaaGGGTTGGTTAAGGCGTTATCTGAATCTGACGGAATGGTAACATCTTCACTGccggaactctccgatgcttgggATAATCTAAAGCTCCTGTCGTTGGGATCATCTGAAATAACGGTTGAAATGCTTTCATCCAAAGTAGAATCAATATTGCTACCTGaaggttgcatattgattctatctcCATCATGGACAATTTTAGAAATTGGGCTTTCTCCGGGGTTCTCTGGGAAGGCAATATTACCGATATTTGACTTTAATGGTGTTGATGAAAATGGAGTTGCCGATGGAATTTTAAATAAACCGGGATTCTGGCGTATACTGTCTTCCATCGCATCGCATTGGATGCCAATACTTCTTGACTGTATTTGTGTCTTCGTTTGCGATTTTGTTGAAGCTGCTTGGCAGGACTTGCATTTACCCCGCTCTGCATTGCTTGATTCTGGGttggttcttctttcttctacattTCTTTTAATATTGAGGAttagttttgtttctacagcagaACCGTCAATGAATATTGAAATCGGAATTTCTATTTGGGTTTCTTCACCTTGTAAATAGATGTCGGCGGTTATTTCTGACACTGTGCTACCTTCTTCATGGGAAGTGTCTGCCCGCGAAGTGTCTGCCAGCGAAGTGTCTTCGGCTGAACTGTCCCGTTGCTGTGTCACCACAATTCTTCGTCGTTTTCGATAAGGTTCCCCTTTCTTCGTTAACTGGTTGGCTCGTGCCTCAATTTCCAATGTTGTAGGGAAaatacttggcacagcattgggcttcaattttttacggttGCCAACTTGCATGAAGCAATCCTCATCAAAATGTTTGCTGCATAAGCGGTAAGCATCGGCATCTTTTTTTGTGGTAATCTTTGTAACCCACTCTTCGATGTCAtcgaagatgtgaggagcctgctgtagccagaGTCTTGTTTTTTCAATATTGATTGGAAAGACATGTAgactttcacctcccttcttccagtaggtggtgcaggCAGGAACAACACAGTTTGGCATAGTGCTGTTGTGTTTTAATGTAACTGTGacctgctgtgtgtgggaataagaagatgtggtgcaaatactcaccctcttgCAGTGACTTTGGAAGAAGATCACGAGTGTGAATGCGGGAAATCGACACTGGTCACCGCTGCGCTACGTCGTATAAGCTCTGCAATTAAAAATACAACAATAATTAGAATAAGCGAGATGCTACACTATAACAATCCACTCACCCACCGATAGCCACACAGACAAATTGATCCATCTATCCACACATATACCTGCAACATGTAATACGGGTGAGAAAGAAacaaagacagagaaa
Protein-coding sequences here:
- the LOC136579814 gene encoding P2X purinoceptor 7-like, which produces MSHQEEELDIEIDSSSESVGEEYLSDSEEYEDVPERRQYSEVQRQLADSLSAQADISIPCFQNDPQGEPEEGASGSTPDPQGRLATTDWCHCGQCICMPTVAECVCCREHDVVLHILPEDCRCVTKHPLFAQYALVRENLEFAIRLSALFTRRNYDIQSNRVMRIGAYRSYTAWIHGFLGKHQRIPIPSCVIQAIRTVYPDPDGNYTGFQFYMDLTESHLDFQLNL